The DNA segment ACGGTGTACCGGTTTCTGACGGATTGAACGCGGGCGTCACGCCCCGATCGCCGGCGACGGCGCGTGCGCGGGGCACGGGCAGCCACGTGGGGCAGCCCCTACGGAGATCTGCGTGCGATACGGGCGTCGGGGGCACGCGAAAGGCGGGCGGACACGCAGGTCCGCCCCTACGAGGTTGGCGCGCGCCGGCGCGAGGTCGGGGACGCGATCTGTGCGCCGCGCAGTCGTCGAAGCCGCGCACGGATGCACACCAAACGCCCCTCCCCCGCGGTTTGGGGGAGGGGCCGCGAGGAACGAGCGGGGGAGGGGGCCCTTCTCCCCCTCCCCCGGGCGGTTTCGGGGGAGGGGGATGCGTCGCGGAGCGACGCTGGGGGTGGGGCCCTTTACGGCCCGAACCGCCCCCGCTCCACGCGCGGCGCGCCCGTCCGCGGGATGACGACGCGGAAGAGGTCGCCGTAGTCGGCTTCGGTGAGGGCGGGAGCGGGGCCGCCGCTCAGCGCCGCCACGATGGCCGGCACCGTGTTGCTGTGGCCGACCACCACCACCGTCTGCCCGGCGTGCTCCGCCAGGATCTCGCGGGCGAGGTCCTGCGCGTAGGTGGCGGAGTTGGCGGCGCTGGCCGGGCGGGTCGTGACCGTGAGGCCCATGGCGGCGGCCAGCGGCGCCGCCGTCGCCCGGGTGCGGCGGTACTGCGTGCTGTAGATGGCGGTCACGCGCCCCGCGTCGCGCACGGCCCGCGGGAGCGCTTCGGCGCGCGCCTGCCCCGCGGGGGTCAGCCCGGGATCGGCGGCGGGCTCGGCCGCGCGCTCGGCGTGGCGCACCACGAACACGGTGGTCGCGGGCTCGGCGGCGGGCGCGGGGACGCTCACGCCCGCCGCGCAGCCCGCGAGCGTGAGGAGGGCGGCGCCCACGAACCAGCGCCGGGTGAAGGCAGGTCTCGTCATCAGGAGTGCTCGGGTGAGGGGGAGATGGCCCACGCCCCAACATAGCGCGCCGTCCCCTCTCGTGCATGCCTCCCGTCCGCGAGCTACGCGGCGGCGACTACCGGAGCCCCTCAGGCGTGCATGGCTACGCGCCCGCGCCGGGGGCGCATCTCGGGCCATGCACGATCGATGTACGCCAGGCACTCGTCCTTGTGCCCCGCCTTCCCCACGTCGCGCCATCCCGCCGGCACCGCGCCGTTGACCGGCACGATGGAGTACTGGCCGCCGCCGTTGACGAGCAAACGG comes from the Longimicrobium sp. genome and includes:
- a CDS encoding phosphoglycerate mutase family protein, with translation MTRPAFTRRWFVGAALLTLAGCAAGVSVPAPAAEPATTVFVVRHAERAAEPAADPGLTPAGQARAEALPRAVRDAGRVTAIYSTQYRRTRATAAPLAAAMGLTVTTRPASAANSATYAQDLAREILAEHAGQTVVVVGHSNTVPAIVAALSGGPAPALTEADYGDLFRVVIPRTGAPRVERGRFGP
- a CDS encoding MbtH family NRPS accessory protein, with amino-acid sequence MSQGREDSTIYRLLVNGGGQYSIVPVNGAVPAGWRDVGKAGHKDECLAYIDRAWPEMRPRRGRVAMHA